The Phragmites australis chromosome 1, lpPhrAust1.1, whole genome shotgun sequence genomic interval TGAGGGCGACCGCCATGGCCGCCTCGTCGCAGCAACTGACCATCACGCGGCCCGACGACTGGCACCTCCACCTCCGCGACGGCGGCGTCCTCCAGGCCGTGCTGCCCCACAGGTTCGCGCCATAGTGTCCGCTCCTGCCTCGTTTCTGGCGATGCACGCCTAGTGTTTGATGTAATGTCTCTGAGAGGTAGGCGTGTGTCTGTGTGCTGTCTGTGCTCTACTGCTCTGTGGCAGCGCGAAGAATTTTGGGAGGTCCATCATCATGCCCAATTTAAAGCCACCGGTGACCACGACGGCGCGTGCTATGGAGTACAGGGAGGAGATCTCGAGGGCGCTGCCGCCTGGGAGCAGCTTTGTTCCACTCATGACGCTCTACCTCACGGACAACACTAGCCTGGAGGAGATCAAGCTCGCAAGTATGAATCCTCTCCATGCAATTATCTGTTCCTTAAGTgttctttttattcttttgagATCAACAGCAGCTGTTACCTGGCTGCACGAACATCAGCAGATCAGCATTTAATGGGCAGTTGCTGTGCGTTTGCATCAGTCTGCTGTCAATTAGCTAAACATGACTAATGTCATTAGCCTTGTGCAATTAATTGGTTGCCACATTAGAATATGCTATGAGTTAGAACAAACTTGGCTAACGTGATTAAAATACTACTCTTAACGATTTAAAAGTGTCATCTTGCAACTGTTGTTTTCTTTTACCAATCCATGGATTGTGAACTGCTGGATGGTGATACTTATGTTGCATGTTCTGTTGTATGTTATGGTGATACTTATGTTGCCGAGATCCTTTTGATGACCTATGTTGTGTTGAAGGGATATGTATATGATCCGATCGATTGCATAAGACCTGCGGTAACAATAGAACGAGGTAAGTATATTAGTTCATTTCAATTTCAATTATCTATATATTAGTTCATTTCTATTTCTagatatctatatctatatattaGTATTAGTTGGTAGTATTATTCTATTAGTTAGCGATCCCGGCTCTATGAGTTTTTTCTTCAGTGATGAACTGTCGGTACCagttctatattttttcttcttctgtggATCGAGGAGAAAGAGGGCTCAGCAGGAAGAGGATTCTACCACGAGAGAAGCACGGAGGTCAACCCGCTTCAAATATGGAACATGGATTCTGGCAATGCAACGGAGTTGGGTACTCATATCGATCCGAATGAATCAGTTTTTCTACAGAGGTCAATCTTTGTCTATTAGGTAAGAGAATAGCAAGTGCGAAATTCTATCTCGGTAGGACATGAATTTCTATTACTATGAAATTTATAAATGAAAATAAAGTACTTAATGGGAGGGCTACCATTATCCTTTTTCTTGATGTGTtccaaagaaaaaggaatttgTACATTTCATGTTTCGAGGTCTAAAAAAAAAGGGCGTGGAAATAGATAGAAACTCTTGAATGGAAATTGAAAAGACATGTATCCCCAATTCCTTTGGAAATGGTAAGACCTTTGGCGCAAGAAGAAGGGGTGACCCATATCATCTTGACTTGGTTctacttctcctctttttttttttaagaataccGACTCGAGTTCTTCTTGTACCAGTATCGAATAGAACATGCTAAACAAGATCTTCATGGAAACCTGCTCAATTTAGATCAGCAAAATCATACATATTTTATGAGACCATGTGCTACGGCTAGGGGTGAAAACAGGTCGGATTTTTCCAGCCTGCCCGATCGCCTCATCCGATTTATATGCTAATCGGATCTCAATATCCAAAAGAAATCTTGAATATCGAATCGGATCTTGGATAGTTGTATCAGATATCGTATTCGGATATAGGGAGCTATGTATCAATTGGATATCGGATATCCGAgaataaaatctgatatatccgAAGACTATCTGACAACTATCCAAACCTATCTTCCAGAatttgtaactttttcatacaaaatcggatgaagatgatttttatatgaacattgtagctctcgatgagatctataaatGTCTAGTTGATacctttttcatttgaagttattaatacgttcaaataattaatagaaacTTCAGCTAGTATACTGGGCACTTATAACTTCTCTAATTTTGTTGTAACATAACTCCTTCCATAGGAGTATATTGTTGATTTGCTTGTTATATCTCTAATGTAGTTGAGTTTTAGATACGTGGAATGGTTGAACAATCGTAACATATGCAATATATATGGTTATTGATTTTACTCAATATTCGGATAAATATTCGTGATCGACATTGTCTGCATCGGACTCGTCACATATTCGATCCGTATCGATCTATATCCGTGACCGAGACTATCTATATCCGTACATGTATTTGACACTATCCGTATCCGACTCTGAATTTGAGGAGAAAATATGGGATATGATATCCTATTTTTGATAGGACCGGTTAACAATTGAATCCAATATTTCCCATTATTTGACTATCCATAATAGTGCGAAAAGAAAGTCAGGAGGAAGAGTGGCCTGACCTTGAGTTTCTCGCTCCTTTGCCTTAGGATTCGTTAATTCTCTTTCTAGATGGGATGGGGATGGGATATAACTCAGCGGTAGATTGTCACCTTGATGTGGCGGAAGTCATTAGTTCGAGCCTGATTATCCCTAAACCCAATGtgagttttttctattttgacttactccccccccccccccccccacgatCGAGCGGGAATGGATAAGAGTTGGTTATACTTGTTGGTGACGAACTCCAGGCTAATAATCTGAAGTGCATGGATGCAAGTTATCCTTGGAAGGAAATACAATTACGAATCCGCTTTGTCTACAAATAAGGAAGCTATAATTAATGCAACTATGAATCTCATGGAGAGTTTGATCCTGGCTCAGGATAAACGCTGGCAGCATGTTTAACAAGTGCAAGTCAAACGGGAAGTGGTGTTTCCAGTGGCGAACGGGTGAGTAATGCGTAAGAACCcgcccttgggaggggaacaaCAATTGGAAACGGTTGCTAATACCCTGTAGGCTGAGGAGCAAAAGGAGAAATCCGCCCAAGGAAGGGCTCGCGTCAGATTAGCTAGCTGGTGAGGCAATAGCTTACTAAGGCAATGATCAGTAGCTGGTCTGAGAAGATGATCAGCCACACTGGGACTGAGACACGACCCAGACTCCTACGGGAGGCAGCAATGGGGAATTTTCTGCAATGTTCGAAAGCCTGACGGAGCAATGTCGCATGGAGGTGGAAGGCCTCTAGGTCATCAACTTCTTTTCTCAGAGAAGAAACAATGACAGTATTTGAGGAATAAGCATCGGCTAACCTGTGCCAACAGCCACGGTAAGACAGAGGATGCAAGTGTTATCCGGAATGATTGGGTGTAAAGCGTATGTAGGTGACTTTTCAAGTCCTCCGTCAAATCCCAGGGCTCAACCCTAGACAGGAGGTGGAAACTGCCAAGCTGGAGTACGGTTGGGGTAGAGGAAATTTCCAGTGGAGCGGTGAAATGCATTGAGATCAGAAAGAACACCAACGACGAAAACACTTTGCTGGGCCGACACTGACACTGAGAGACGAAAGCTAAGGGAGCAAATGGGATTAGAGACCCCAGTTGTCCTAGCCGTAAACGATAGATACTAGGTGTTGTGCGACTCGACCCGTGCGGCGTTGTAGCTAATGCGTTAAGTATCCCGCCTGGAGAGTACGTTCACAAGAATGAAACTAAAAGGAATTGACAGGGGCTCGCACAAGCGGTGGAGCATGTGGTTTAATTCGATGCAAAACGAAGAACCTTACCAGGGCTTGACATGCCGCGAATCCTCTTGAAAGAGGGGTGCCCTTGGGAATACGGACACAAGTGGTTCATGGCTGTCATCAGCTCATGCAGTAGGGTGTTGGGTTAAGTCTCGCAACGAGCGCAACCCTCGTGTTTAGTTGTCACTATGAGTTTGGAACCCTGAATAGACCGCCGGTGTTAAGCCAGAGTAAGGAGATGATGAGGCCAAGTCATCATACCCCTTATGCCCTGGGCGACACACGTGCTACAATGAGCGGGACAAAGGGTTGCGTCTCATGGTAGCCTGCTCCAGTCCCCTGACGAAACCTTCGTTATTGGGTTAGTCATACACTTCACATGTTTCTAGCGATTCACATGGCATCATCAAATGATACAAGTCTTGGATAAGAATCTACAACGCACTAGAACGCCCTTGTTGAAGATTCTTTATTGTGACAACATCTAGGGTTCCTTGAATAATGCGATATCTCACATCGGGTAAATCCTTAACCCTTCCTCTTGTTACTAATACTACAAAATGTTCTTGTAAATTATGGCCAATACCAGGTATATAAGTAGTGATTTCAAATCCAGAGGTTAATCGTACTCTGACAACTTTACGTTATCAGCAAAAGTTTCCAGATTCATGGAGATATAGAACAACATATAAGTCATCATGCTTGCATATCCATCATTTGAGTCTCCAACAATTATTCCAATAATTACATATCCGATTTGCCCTATGAACGAATATGCAAGCATATATTTCATGCTTGTTTTAGGAAAGAGTGGTGATGTTTTTGCTGTCAAGTTGTATCCTGCTAGAGCAACTACCAATTCCCAAGACGGTGTCACTGATATATTTGGGAAGTGCTTGCCAGTCTTCGAGGAGATGGTCAGACAGGAAATGCCATTGCTTGTAAGTTGTCCTACCTGCATTAATGGCCTTTTGATTGGGAGTTTTGATCCATGCCTAGTCAACTACTATATACTAAAGTGTCTGGAATCGGTGAAATCTCAGGGCCACTGCTACGgtagctactgtagcagtggccctatgtatgtatatacgtacATGTACGTATAggtatacatgtacatgtatatacgtatgtatatatatgtgtatatatatgtaaaaaaaatttcgGACATTATAGAAAAATGtcgaaataaatattagttacattaataaatcggttgaaaaaaaatctaaaatgtaaagaaaaatatctaaaactcaaaaaaatatgaaatgaattattttatattagtaTTACttccacctacatgttaaaactaagtgcatgcataaaagtactattgttttctctataattaattgaatgtgtttaacattaataattctatagtacaaaatttgtgaacctaatttttttagtccttttttttgttgtgctctacacagcaaaataaaaatagcgTGGCGTAGGCGCGCCAATCAGACTAGTATACTCTAGTGTCACTTCAGATAATAGGTGTCGCTGCAATTAGTTTCCTCGAGTTGCTTTGTTAAAAAAAGAGCCTTGACAATACCTAATTGTAAAGGTtgcttctagtttttttttttttttttttttttgggcatGGTCAATGCCTTATGTAACGGCTCTTATGCCCACTTGTAATTTTTCTTCAGGTTCATGGAGAAGTCACAGATCCACATGTTGATACCTTTGATCGTGAGAAGGTTTTCATTGATAGAATATTAGCATCACTTGTACAAAAACTTCCAAAGCTGAAAATTGTCATGGAGCATATCACAACTATGGATGCGGTGAATTTCATAGAATCATGCAAAGAAGGTGTGTGCTCCTAGAATGACCTTATGCTTCTGGCCTTGTCTATGGTTATAACAATTAACACGTCCATGTTCTTAGGTCATGTTGCTGCAACAGTAACTCCCCAGCATCTCCTCCTCAATAGGAATGCTTTGTTTCAGGGTGGCTTGCAGCCTCACAACTATTGCTTGCCAGTGCTGAAAAGGGAGACTCATAGTATGTTCCAAATCGCCCTCCTTTAAGAAATTCCACACAATAATATTTCTTTTGGTTCAAAAATTTGCTGGATGTTTCTTTAGATACGAAAAATCACCACTTGCAGAGTGATAACTTTTTTGGTTCAAAAAATGACTGGATACTCTTTAAGCAATATAAAACTAGATCTGTGACATTCTTCttgtattatatttttatgttgCATGATTAGATCAGCTCTTGCCCAACTTTCCAATTAATTGTCATGTAAAAAAATatccttttcattttctttttaaattatGGACGGCATTTTGTGTATTAACTGTCTCTGAGCCTTCTACCCCGGACAAGCTATTGTATCCGTTGTAACAAGTGGGAGTGGACGGTACTTTCTTGGTACTGACAGCGCTCCCCATGATAAACGGAATAAAGAATGTTCTTGTGGATGTGCAGGAATATATAGCGCTCCTGTTGCTCTGTCTCTTTATGCTAAAGTATTTGAAGAGGTAATCGTTGTCTCAAGCTCTCATACTTATCTATCATCAACACCACTAGATTTCAAGTAAATTACTTTGCTATAGATTGGTTTTGGTTAGAGGACACTATAGTTGCGAAGTGTCACATACCGTGCAGTGCAAACTGTAAAGATATATAATTACGTAGGTGATCAAAAGTTTCTTTCTGATCGGTTTACTCTACTGTTCCACTATTTCAGGCTGGTGCTCTAGATAAGCTAGAAGCATTTACAAGCTTCAATGGCTCCGATTTTTATGGCCTCCCGAGAAACACTTCAAAGATTGTCCTGAGAAAGAGCGTCTGGAAAGTTCCTGCAACTTATGCGCACAGTTCAGGGGAGATTGTGCCTATGTATACGAGCAACACCCTTGAATGGCTTCCATCTGATCAGCCTGAAGAATAAACACTGCATTGTTCGACAATGCACTCGGGGGAATCAATAAGTGGAGTGGTTCTTAAAGGATCCTAACACAGACCTTGAAAACTCACCCTTTTCTGTTAGAATCAGCATAGCAAACTGTTTTCAGCCATAAGCTTGCCTCATTTGAGATCGTTGAAAGCAAGATTGGTGAGAATAACTTACTGAGAGCAACAACGAAAGGTTGCTTTGTTGAgttatattcttttttattgGATTGCAATACAATTTCCGAAGAGGGAGAAGGGCAAATGTATCTTATACATCAATCTTACAGTTCGTCCTCGCAAAATTTTCCAGTTAATATTTCTGATCGTCTTTAAGGCAGTTGCTGTCAGGTTACTGCGACTTGAAGGGGATGTATGCTCTCTGAATTCAGATCAGTGTCGCATGTAGTTGCTCTTATAAGGGACCTCCCATGCTGTAAACTCTGCGGTGCTCCCTTGGACAAACCAGCCTTTCACTGTGTCCTACTTTCGTCACCGCCGTCTATGGATTGTCACCGTGTGCTCCTCCCTCTGTCGTCGACGTGCAAGTTATCATCACCATCGTCATCACGGATTGAACTCAGGAGCTCTCGCAGCTCGCGAGACCCCACAATGCCCTTCTCTTCCATCTCCCTCACCACCCTACCAGGGTCCTTCCTCTTCTCAGCCCTCGAcagctcctccaccaccgccctCCTTGTGATGTGTCCATCACCCGCTCTGCCTCGCTGGCCTCCCCGACCATCGCCAGCGCATTGACGAACGCGTTGCAAGCTGGCTCCGTCGGAACCAGCCCTTTCCCGCGCATATCGTCGACCCGCGCGTTCCTGGTGCGGCCCTGTGAGCTGAGCCCATGCACGAGGTAGCTGTACATGAACGCGTTCGGCTCACAGCCGTATAGGGGCCGCATCTGGTGGAACACGCGCAGCGTGTCGTTGACGTGCAAACAACTGCGCGTAGCCCCTGATGAGCACGTTGAGCGCGCGCGTGTCCGGCGGGATCTCCTCCTCAAGCATCTGCCTGAACAGCGCGGACACGTTGTCCATGTACATGTAGTGGACCATggtgtcgccgccgccgcgcgacAGCAACACGGTGAAGAATGCGTGGTAGGTATCGACAGAGGGTGCGCCGCGGGGTCGGCAGAGGCGCACATGAGGGTGTAGACGTGGAAGGCCTTGCCGAGCCTGCCGAACTGGCAGTAGAAGTAGAGGGCGGTGCAGAGAAGGGGCCTAGGGGAGAAGGGAGAAAGAGAGCATGCAGGCGCGGTCGAAGTGGGCGTAGAGgtcggcagcagcagcgaggcgTTTGATGGCAATGAGGAACGGGGCAGGGTCGATACGGAAGGCGGGGAGGTGGAGCGAGTGGATGAGGAGCGAGAGTAGGAGGTGGGTGTCAGAGGTGGAGGTGAGGGAGGAAGCCAGGAAGAGCAAGGTGAGGCGGGACGGGAGGGACACGATGGCAACAGGGGAGGGCTGCAACGTATTAGGGCCGCAGCGGAAGCGGTGCGGGGTGCGACGAGATCTGGTGGAGAAGGGGAGGTGGACGGAGAGGGAAGCGGGGTTGGTACAAATATCTGTTTCACAAGTGTGTGCCCCTATAATAAAGTTAGGAATCCAGAATAGAGGGGCCAGTACTGTACACTTGTTGACATGAGGGTCCAGACCTCACACGTTAGCAGGCATGCAGTATTTGTACAATAAGAGGATTCGTGTCCTAGAAATGAGCATTTTTTACTGGACTAGATGAGTCCTCGTGCGTTGCAATGGAACAAACAATGTACAGGATAATATCAAAGTTGCAAGTTCAAACTGGAAGATGTTGCAAACcatgagaaataaaataaaaaacattattTAGTGACTACATGTTGAGGGAGACTCCAATGTTAGGCAGGTATGACGGCCATCGGACTTCGCCATATTGGTCGACCAGCACATGCCACCTTGTTCTTCCTTGAGCAGCAGCTCATCAACATCGGACACCTTGTGGCCCAGTGTCGGTGATGTCGAAGACGTCCATGAACCAGCCTGCTTAATCATATGAAAGTCTTCATATGTGCTCCAATACTGAGGGGCGTTATGATACACACTCGATTAGACTCTTAATGCAATCACGAAGATTGCATCTTGCACCAGATGATTTACAAAGCATATCGTGACAAGCATTTGCAAATTTGAGCATGCAAAGAAGTATATCATGCACTCCGGATTCATTCTCCTTGCCATTAAATTAAGTGGAATCCAGTTTTGCTTTACAAATATTTGTTTCAACCAGAGAAGCTTCAATGTTGTTGGTAATTCCTTGGCATTCAGGTATGCAAATGATGAACCACTCCCAGTGGTTGAGGTCAGATCTGGCCTTGCTTGCTTGTGCAAGCATAAGATTTCCACAATAATTTCTAGAGTTGTACCTTGCATCTCCCAGAAAGAAGAATGCAAAAATATTTCAGCAGCCAGAACAAGCTTAGATAACTCGGAACCATTCTCATGACTAAAGCTTGGAGCTTTACCACAGAACATCTGAAAATGGTTTCGACCAAATCAAATTACAACAAAAAAAGGCTAAATCAGCAAGCACAGAAGTCATTTGCCATCACCTTCTGCAGAATCCTTAACACATCACTCTTACAGTGAAGTGAAAAATCCTTATCATCAAATAGCGGTAACAATCTGCCAAAAATAGTCCTAATAACAGGAAAATGGCAGGTATTTCTGcgaaatataaaatataaactCTTTAATGCCATAGACTTCATAGAATGAGAAGAGTCATGAcccaaaaacaacaacaacaattcCACCTACAATGAGAGCGAAGAGAGCATTTCAGCTTTGAACACATCTCCCAGTGTGCCTAGAACCATCTGTTTTCCGACCTGTGATATTAACAACAAAAGGCTCTTTCTTAAAGTTTAGTGAGAACAACTgcatgcaaaaagaaaaagaaaaagaaaatgcagAATATCTCCTTTTGGAAGTGAAAAGCAGAATGTAACCTTAACCTCACATTAGTTATTTGTATTTTTTCCCAATGTAAACCGATGAATAAAATATCATTAATGTTTATATTAGCTTTCAACATATGTAGATATGAACAAACATGTCAACACCCATATAAATTTGCCCAAACATCACTGATGTTGGCCGATTGAAGTAAATGAATAAAGTTATTATTTAAGCAACAAACTTATATCCATAAACACCTCATGAACTCTATGTATAACAGCCAAGAGCCAACATACAATCAAGCTTCGAAAAAGCTTTAATTGCTGCCAGAATCACTTGTGGTTCTGATCCCTAGGAGCAAGTCAATCTTCTCAGCACTTCAAGGATGATGCATGAGAAGTCCTCTGACAACCGACAGATGCAAACAGCTGCAAACAATGCCGCTTTCATCTGCCAAAGGACAAGCATGATGATTTGTCATCAGAATAGTTATTCTCctaaattttaaaaatgtaaAACACTCTAAAGAAATTAACAGCTTAACCAAGCCAAGATTTTCCCCAGAAAATTTGATAGAAAAGAACCAAGAAATTGTGTTGAAAATATGATCTTCAACAGAAACAACAATCCCTCTCTGATCTGCATCCTAACGGCTTACCAAGCCAAGATTTTCCCCAAATCATAACCCCTTGTCAACAGCATATATGGTGACACCTCCGATAGATGGCAACGAAGAATGAGGATTTTTTTCTGAGCAGAGACCCGAGCGTGGTTATTTGGCTGGGAATCGAAATACTGAGTCACAAGATGATTTTGGACCTCACTTCTTAGAGGAGAACTATCGAGCACATGGTCTGCATTTCCTGTGAATGAGGAACGGGTGGTGAAATGCAGAGGAGGGACGCAGTCGGAAAAGAGAGAGATGGTGTGATTACCACTTTGCTTGTCATCCCACCGCCGCCCCAGCTTCGTGCCGCTGATCTGGCCACACTGCACGAGGAGACGCATGACGCACCTGCTGCAAGCACGCCAGCTTCCGTCTCCCACCCAGGCCCAACTAGGCCGCGCTGGTACCTCCTGGCTGGCACCCACTTCCAACCGGCCAATGACGGCTGCCTCCCAGGCTCCCATAGCTCGGATGCTCGCCCCTTCTCAAGGGGCTGCTCAAGGGCTGGGCGCACAGGATGGAGCAGGACGCAGAGATCTGGACTGCGGCGGGAGGCGGAAGTGTGCGGCGGCGTGGTGGAGAGGCCGGAGGACGGCGCGGAGGCGAGGCGCGAGAAGGGCTTGGAGGCCGGGGTGGGCGGCGCGGAGGATTAGGGCTCGGGCGTCCAGGCGCACGTTGGAACGAAAAAAATCCGCACGTAGACAAATCGGCGTGGGCAGAAGGATAAAAAGGGACTTACGTGGTAGGGGCTAATTACTTTTTTAGCCCCTATTGGATGGCGTATTTTAAAATACCATATATCCAGATTTCATCTTTTAAATACCATTCGGGCCCACATTTCTATCAAATAAGCTATCG includes:
- the LOC133920559 gene encoding dihydroorotase, mitochondrial-like isoform X1 gives rise to the protein MEVTVPTTTVCAHPHPKPSSVSFLRRSHPCRVRFRTYLSPNLRATAMAASSQQLTITRPDDWHLHLRDGGVLQAVLPHSAKNFGRSIIMPNLKPPVTTTARAMEYREEISRALPPGSSFVPLMTLYLTDNTSLEEIKLARKSGDVFAVKLYPARATTNSQDGVTDIFGKCLPVFEEMVRQEMPLLVHGEVTDPHVDTFDREKVFIDRILASLVQKLPKLKIVMEHITTMDAVNFIESCKEGHVAATVTPQHLLLNRNALFQGGLQPHNYCLPVLKRETHRIYSAPVALSLYAKVFEEAGALDKLEAFTSFNGSDFYGLPRNTSKIVLRKSVWKVPATYAHSSGEIVPMYTSNTLEWLPSDQPEE
- the LOC133920559 gene encoding dihydroorotase, mitochondrial-like isoform X2, with protein sequence MEVTVPTTTVCAHPHPKPSSVSFLRRSHPCRVRFRTYLSPNLRATAMAASSQQLTITRPDDWHLHLRDGGVLQAVLPHSAKNFGRSIIMPNLKPPVTTTARAMEYREEISRALPPGSSFVPLMTLYLTDNTSLEEIKLARKSGDVFAVKLYPARATTNSQDGVTDIFGKCLPVFEEMVRQEMPLLVHGEVTDPHVDTFDREKVFIDRILASLVQKLPKLKIVMEHITTMDAVNFIESCKEGHVAATVTPQHLLLNRNALFQGGLQPHNYCLPVLKRETHRQAIVSVVTSGSGRYFLGTDSAPHDKRNKECSCGCAGIYSAPVALSLYAKVFEEAGALDKLEAFTSFNGSDFYGLPRNTSKIVLRKSVWKVPATYAHSSGEIVPMYTSNTLEWLPSDQPEE